The following proteins come from a genomic window of Novosphingobium aromaticivorans DSM 12444:
- a CDS encoding SDR family oxidoreductase, giving the protein MTKGSNDGQAPVALVTGASSGIGRIMAAALAADGHVVFGTSRAPAATETDDGVRMIAMDVDSDASVDRAVAEVLGQAGRLDMVVCNAGFGVMGPIEDTPAELMIAQFQTNVFGVHRVCRAVLPLLRQRPVAKLVVTGSMAGMVGLPMQGMYSASKFALEGYCETLRLELRDSPVRVALIEPGDFPTGFTASRRMIPDAEMSAANRAKLARVSAIVAEDESNGGDLALLGEAIVRIAHDPSPPLRNIVASPEQMELVEAVRPTLSPDEWEGFMAEHFGIEAA; this is encoded by the coding sequence ATGACCAAGGGATCGAATGACGGACAGGCGCCGGTCGCGCTGGTCACCGGGGCCAGCTCGGGTATCGGCAGGATCATGGCGGCGGCGCTTGCGGCCGATGGCCACGTGGTGTTCGGCACTTCGCGCGCTCCGGCAGCAACGGAGACGGATGACGGCGTGCGGATGATCGCGATGGACGTCGACAGCGACGCCTCGGTAGACCGGGCGGTGGCCGAAGTGCTGGGACAGGCGGGACGACTCGACATGGTCGTCTGCAATGCCGGGTTCGGCGTGATGGGGCCGATCGAGGACACTCCCGCCGAACTGATGATCGCCCAGTTCCAGACCAACGTGTTCGGCGTGCACCGCGTGTGCCGCGCGGTGCTGCCGCTTCTGCGCCAGCGCCCGGTGGCAAAGCTTGTCGTAACCGGTTCGATGGCAGGCATGGTCGGGCTGCCCATGCAGGGCATGTACAGCGCATCGAAGTTCGCGCTGGAGGGCTATTGCGAGACACTGCGCCTGGAACTGCGCGATTCCCCGGTCCGTGTCGCGCTGATCGAGCCCGGCGATTTCCCGACCGGCTTCACGGCATCACGCCGGATGATCCCGGATGCCGAGATGTCTGCTGCAAACCGCGCAAAGTTGGCGCGGGTGTCCGCGATCGTGGCGGAAGACGAAAGCAACGGCGGCGATCTTGCGCTACTGGGCGAGGCCATCGTGCGGATCGCCCATGATCCCAGCCCGCCGCTGCGCAACATCGTCGCGTCACCCGAACAGATGGAACTGGTCGAAGCGGTGCGGCCGACGCTCTCGCCCGACGAATGGGAAGGCTTCATGGCCGAGCATTTCGGGATCGAAGCGGCGTAA